CTTTAATTTCCTATACAATGCTAACGGGAGAATTTCTCTCTGCTATTTTAGCCCCCTATTTAGGTGGTTCAAGTTTTATTTATGGAATTATTTTTTGGTTTTTGGGTAGTTTAGCTATTTGTGGCGGACTAAAAACGGTTGCTAGTTTAGAATTAACGATGACTGGTTTATTAATTTTTGTTATGTTCTATATTAGTGGGGTTAGTTTACCACAAATTGATATTAATAATTTTAGTTATATAAACTTGAGTTACTGGTTTTTACCTTATGGTATTATATTGTTTGCCATGGGTGGAGCAACCGCAATTCCAACAATGAAAGATATTTTAAAAGAAAAAACAATTTTATTGCGTAAAGCTGTAAATTGGGGTTTTGTTATTCCGTTAATTTTATATCTAATTTTTATTATAGGTGTTTTGGGCGCAACCGGATTTAATACTTCAGAAGAGGCTTTGATTGGTTTATCGAAAGTCTTAGGTAAAAAAGTTTTATTAATTGGTGGGATTTTCGGAATTTTAGCTACCAGTACCTCATTTTTGGCGCTCGGCCATGTCCTTAAAGATATGTATCGCCGGGATTATAAGTTTTCTTATTTAACAGCTTGTTTGGCAACCCTAATTATTCCTCTTTTAATTTATCTTACAAAAATAGTTAGTTTTGTTCAGTTATTGGGAATTACTGGAACGATTTTATCTGGCTTTGAGGGTATTTTATTAATTAAAATGTATTATCAATCTAAAAAGTTGGGAGATCGTCAGCCAGAATTTAGTTTTAATTTAAATAAAATTTGGGCTTGGGGAATTTATTTAATTTTTAGCTTGGGGGTTATTTATGAAATAATTTATTTTATTTTTTAATATGTCTGATCAAATTTTAATTATCAACACTGGGAGCACTTCAATAAAATACAAACTTTTTGGTTTAAATAATTTAAATTTAATTAAAGAAAATTATTTTGAAAATGTTAAAGATTATACAGATGTTTTAAAAAATATTTTACGTGAAATTGGCGATTTATCAGATTTAAAAATAATTGGTCATCGAGTAGTCCACGGTGGAAGAGAATTTTTTAAGCCAGTTAAAATTGACCAAACTGTTTTAAATAAGCTAAACGAATTAAGTTATTTAGCGCCCCTACACAATCCTTACAATTTAAAAGGTATTCAAGCTTGTTTGGAATTTTTACCAAAAGTTTTAAATGTAGCTGTTTTTGATACTGGCTTTTATAAAGATTTGCCCTTAAAATCTAAAGTCTATGGTTTGCCATATGATTATTATAAAAAATTTGGCATTCAACGGTTTGGTTTTCATGGTTTATCACATGAATATGTAGCCCAACAAGCAGCCGAAAAATTGGGCAAGCCATACAATAAATTAAAAATTATTTCTTGTCATCTAGGTGGTGGCGGTAGCGTGACGGCTATTAAAGACGGTCAACCGGTGGCTACGAGTATGGGCATGACGCCTTTAGAAGGTTTATTGATGATGACCCGACCAGGCGACATTGATAGTGGAGTAGTTTTAGAATTATTAAAAATTCAACACCAATCTTCTCCCAAGAAATCAGTTGAAGAATTAATTGATAATTTGGAAGAATTATTAAACTTTAAAAGCGGTATCAAGGGTTTGAGTGATAAAGACAATTATTTAGAATTATTGCAAGGAGTAACTTTTAGTGAAGAAAAAAGTAAGTTAGCTTTTGATATTTTTATTCAGCGTATTAAAAAATATATTGGCGCGTATTTTGCTTTGTTGAATGGTTGTGATGCTTTAGTTTTTACTGGGGCGATTGGTTCGGGTAAGCCGACGACTCGTCAGCAAGTTTGCAAAAATATGGACTTTTTAAATAAAACTGAAGTTATGGTGATTGAAACTAATGAAGAATTGCAAATAGCTAGAAAAGTTAAGGATTTGGTGAAATAAAAAATCCCCCTTACTTTCGTACGTAAGGGAGATTATGTTATTATTATTCTTTTTTCTTTATCTCGCGACGGAGAGCGCCGATTTCATTTGCAATTGCGAAACCGACTCCGTATAGTATAGTTACAATACCAATCAATGGGTATTCCTTTCCGAAGAAAATAGCAATCCCTGCACAGAGAGCCGATATACACAGAATAATCCATGAGCCTGAATCGAGTTTCATTTTTCCTCCCAGGAAAATGTTTTTGAAATAATTGCGAAAAGAGTAGACCACTAAGGCAATCAGTCAGATAACCAACCAACCGCATTAACAGTCTGTCCTTTTCGCAATTAAATATGATATTAAAGAACCATAATTATTATCTATCTATATACTAGCATATATTAAATTTCTTGTCAAGACTTATGAACAAAAAATGGCTTGTAGCCGATAAAGTTGAACAAAAAATTGTTAATAATTTTCCGGAAATACATCCGGTTATTTTGCAATTGTTGTGGAGTCGTGGTTTAACTAATCAAAAATCAATTGACGAGTTTTTATTACCAGATTATTCTCAAGACGTGCATGATCCGTATTTATTTCGCGACATGCACAAAGCTGTGGATAGAATTGTGAAGGCTTTAGAGAAACAAGAAAAAATTTTAATTTATGGTGATTATGATGCTGATGGTGTTTCTAGTACAGTTTTATTGGTTGATAGTTTACAAAAAATTGGTTTTCAAAATATCAACGTTTATTTGCCAGATCGTGAAAAAGAGGGTTATGGTTTGAATTCGCAAGCTATCCAAGAGATTGCCAAAGATAAACCAGATTTAATGATTACTTGTGATTGTGGCATTAGCAATAAAGACGAAATTAAATTGGCTGTGAATTTAGGCATAGAAGTGATCGTGACTGATCACCATTGTCAGCCACCAGAGTTGCCCCGAAAGGCCTTGGCAATTATTAACCCTAAGGTTGAAAAAGAGAAATATCCTTTTAAAGATCTAGCTGGGGTGGGAGTGGCGTTTAAATTAATTCAAGCGTTACTAAAAGATGATCGAATAAAATTAGAAAATAAAGAAAGTATCGAAAAATGGCTATTGGATTTAGTAGCTTTAGGCACGGTGGCTGATTGTATGCCGTTGCTGGGCGAAAACAGAACTTTAGTTAAATATGGTTTGGTTGTTTTAAATAAAAGTCAACGTGTGGGTTTGCGTGAATTAATTCGAGTAGCTGGTTTGGATAAAAATTTAGCTTTTGGCGATGAATTAAAAAAAATAGAATTTAGCTTAGATACTTATAATATTGCTTTTCAATTGGGACCGCGGATAAATTCAGCTGGTCGCATGGAACATGCTTTAATGGCTTATGAATTATTGATAAGTCAAGACAAAGAAAAGGCTCAAGAATTAGCACAAAATTTAGAAAAGACCAACAAAGAACGCCAAAAATTTGCTGAAAAAATTTGGCAAGAATCACAAAAGCAAGTTGGTCAAATTGAGCAAGAGCAAAAAGCTATTTTTGCTTCGGGTAAATATGATGATGGCTGGTTGATTGGTTTGGTAGGTTTAATAGCGGGTCGTTTATGTGAGTATTATTATTTACCGACGATTGTAATGTCAGAGTCGGAAAATGAGATTGTGGGTTCTGGGCGGAGTATTGAAGAATTAGATATTATGGAAATTTTAAACCAATCGCAAAAATTTTTGGCACGGTTTGGTGGTCACAAAATGGCTTGTGGTTTTGCTCTAAAAAATAAATCAGATTTAGAAAAATTTAAAAAACACATTCATAAATTAATCAAGCAAAAACTAGCCGACAAAAAATTAACTCCATTATTTTTTATTGATGCTCAAATAAATTTAAACGATATAACTTGGGAGTTGAATGATAATTTGAAAAAATTTGAACCGTTTGGCGAGGACAACTTAAAACCCAAATTTTTAACTAAAAATTTAACTATTATTAATTTAGAAAAAGTTGGTAAGGATGAAAAGCATTTGCGTTTAATGCTAAGCGACGAACAGGGCAATATCAAAAAATTTATGGGTTTCTTTTTAACCTCAGATTGGAGTAATAAAATTAAAATTGGCGATAAGCTTGATGTGGTTTATGAATTATCAGTCAATCAATGGAATGGTAGCCAGGAGTTGCAACAAAAAATTATCGATTTAAAATTGAGTGATGAAAATTTATAAAAAATAAAATTGATTTACAAATTTATAATATAAACAATATGTCTAAAATAAAAATTTACACTGATGGTGGAGCACGGGGCAATCCTGGTCCGGCCGGAATTGGCGTGGTAATTGAATTATCGAATGGCGATGTTAAAACCTATCATCAATATTTGGGCGAGACAACCAATAACCAAGCTGAATATCAAGCGATTGTCTTAGCTTTAGAAAAAGCTCGGTTATATAAACCCGATGAAATTGATTTATATTCTGATAGCGAATTAGTTATTAAACAATTAAATCGTGAATATAAAATTAAAAATACAGATTTGGGTCCTTGGTTTATTAAAATTTGGAATTTACAACAAAGTTTTAAAAAAGTTAATTTTCATCACATTCCTCGTGAACAAAATAAAGAGGCCGATAAATTAGCCAATCAGGCTATGGATGAGAGAATTTAATCTTGACAAAACATATATTTTTGATAAAATATAGATGTTTAAAACAAGCCAGATGATCGCCCCCTCACCTATATTACTAAATAAGTTTTTATCTTATTAAATAAGATTTAATGGCTGAATTAAATCATTTAATAAATCGATTTTTCAGTAATATAGGTGAGGGGGAGGAAAGTCCGAACACTCATCCCACATCTATTTTATAGGTGAGGGAAAGGGTAGCGGGTAATTCCCGTCGCCGTGAGGTAGAGGTGCGAACAGTGACGCCAGTTAAAGCAATTTAACTGGAATCCTTCGGGATTAATCTTTATGGAAACATAAAGGGTGAAACGGCTAAATCCTTACTTGGGTGAAAGACCAAATTTGGTAGGTCGTTAGACCTTAATAGTAATATTAAGGCTAGATAGATGATCATCACCCCTCACCTTTTAATCTTTATAAATATGTACTACGTATACATATTGCAAAGTAAGAGCTATAACAAGATTTATATTAGCTATACTAATGACTTAAGAAGAAGACTTTAAGAACACAATCTTGGTTATTCGACATATACCAAAAGATTTAAACCTTGGATGTTGGTATATTATGAAGCTTATAGTTCTGTATTAGATTGCCGAGAAAGAGAAAGACAACTAAAGAGGCATGCTAAAGCTTGGGGACAATTAAAGAGAAGAATTAAAAATTCTCTTAATAAAGATTAAAAGGTGAGGGGGACAGAATTCGGCTTATCGGCTTGTTTTAAACTAAATTTAAATAATTTATGACTAAAAAATTAGAATTAGTTTTAGCTGGAATTTTAGTGCCATTAGATTTTTTAACGCTGGTTTTAGCCGGTTTTTTAACTTATATTTTAAGATTTAAAACTTTTGTTTCTTTGCGACCGGTTATTTATCAAATTTCTTTTGACAAATATATTTTAAGTATTGCTTTGATTGCATTGAGTTGGTTAATTATTTTTGTTATTGCTGGTTTATATAATATTGGTTCGCGTCATAAATTTACGACTGATGTGGGTCGCATTTTTTTAGCTTGTACTACGGGCATAATGTTGGTAATTGTTTTTATTTTTTTCCAACGCGAGTTGTTGTCTTCGCGTTTTATTGTTTTGGCGGGTTGGTTGATGGCTTTTATTTTTATTTTAATTGAAAGATTAGTTGTTAGGCTCATTCGCCAAGTTTTATTTAAAAAGGGCATTGGTATACAAAAAATAATTTTGATTGGCAATCATCAGACTGGAGAAGAAATTGCTAAAACTATTTATAAAAATCCTACTTTAGGTTATCAAGTTTTGGAAAGAATTAAAGATATTACTAAAGCCACACCAGAATATTTAAAAAATCTTTGGGAAAATAATTTAGGTGAAATTGATGAGATTATTCAAATGGAAACAAATATTGACCAGCAACAAGAATTAGCTATTTTGGACTTTTGCGATGAACATAATATTATATTTCGTTATGCGGCTGATTTATTCAATACTCAAACCTCCAATATTGCGATTGATACCATTGCTGGAGTACCAATTATTGAAATTAAACGTACACCTTTAGATGGCTGGGGAAAAATTATTAAACGTTTTTTTGATATATTGTTATCAACAATAGGTCTGACATTATTAAGTCCATTTTTTATAATTATGGCCACAATTATAAAATTGGATTCGGCCGGACCAGTTTTTGTTAAATTAGATAGAATTGGTCAAAAACATAAAAAATTTGAATTATTAAAATTTCGTTCCATGGTTAAAAATGCAGCTCAAATGAAACAAGATTTAATGTACTTAAATGAACGTTCGGGACCTTTATTTAAAATTAAAGATGACCCACGAGTAACACGCGTAGGGAGATTTATTCGTCGAACGAGTATTGATGAGTTGCCACAACTGTGGAACGTTTTAAGAGGTGAAATGAGTTTAGTGGGACCACGTCCACATGAACCGCAAGAAGTTTCTAAATACGAAAAACATCACAAACGTTTATTGGGCATTAAGCCAGGTATTACGGGTATGGCTCAAATTTCAGGACGATCAGATTTAAATTTTGAAGATGAGTATCGCTTGGATATTTTTTATATTGAAAATTGGTCATTGGGTTTGGATTTAAGAATTTTATTCAAAACCTTGCCAGTTGTTTTAAGTAAAAAATCGGCTTGTTAGCGTAATACGAATTTATAAATAACACTAATCTACAAATTTACGAATTCTATGAAAATTGCTTTAGTCCATGACCATCTTAATCAAATTGGAGGAGCTGAAAAGGTTCTTTTTTGTTTTAATAAAATTTTTCCTCAAGCGCCGATTTATACCTTAATTTACGATCAGAAAAGATTAAATGATTTTTTTAAAGACTTAAACATCCAAACGTCTTTTATCCAAAATTTACCTTGGGCATTTTCAAAATTTAAATGGTATTTACCCCTAATGCCATCAGCCATTGAACAGTTAAATTTAAATAATTATGATGTAGTTTTGTCGGATGCTTCGGCTTTTGCTAAGGGTGTGATCACTAAACCTGGTAGTATTCATGTTTGTTATTGTCACACACCGACTCGTTATTTGTGGACGGACACGCATAATTATATTGAAGAGGTGACTAAAAATAAAGTAATTAAAAAAGTTTTACCGTTAATTTTAAATCAACTTAGAAGTTGGGATCAGTCTGCGGCTCAGCGCGTAGATTATTTTATTGCTAATTCAAATTTTGTCGCTCAGCGCATTAAAAAATATTATCATAAAGATAGTCATGTTATTTATCCGCCGGTCGAAGTTGAAAAATTTAAAATTCAGCCCAAACAAGATAAATATTTTTTAATTGTTTCGCGTTTACGACCATACAAAAAGGTTGATTTAGCTATTAAGGCTTTTAACCGTTTACGTATGCCATTAAAAATTATTGGGGTGGGCGAGGAGGAAGCTAAATTAAAAAAAATCGCCAAAGATAATATTGAATTTTTGGGTGGTGTATCTGACAAAGTGAAAGCTCAATATATGGCACGAGCTCAAGCTTTAATTCATCCGCAAGAGGAAGATTTTGGTATTACAGCAGTTGAAAGTATGGCAGCCGGTCGACCAGTTATTGCTTATAAAGCTGGTGGGGCAATG
The nucleotide sequence above comes from Patescibacteria group bacterium. Encoded proteins:
- a CDS encoding ribonuclease HI family protein; amino-acid sequence: MSKIKIYTDGGARGNPGPAGIGVVIELSNGDVKTYHQYLGETTNNQAEYQAIVLALEKARLYKPDEIDLYSDSELVIKQLNREYKIKNTDLGPWFIKIWNLQQSFKKVNFHHIPREQNKEADKLANQAMDERI
- a CDS encoding sugar transferase is translated as MTKKLELVLAGILVPLDFLTLVLAGFLTYILRFKTFVSLRPVIYQISFDKYILSIALIALSWLIIFVIAGLYNIGSRHKFTTDVGRIFLACTTGIMLVIVFIFFQRELLSSRFIVLAGWLMAFIFILIERLVVRLIRQVLFKKGIGIQKIILIGNHQTGEEIAKTIYKNPTLGYQVLERIKDITKATPEYLKNLWENNLGEIDEIIQMETNIDQQQELAILDFCDEHNIIFRYAADLFNTQTSNIAIDTIAGVPIIEIKRTPLDGWGKIIKRFFDILLSTIGLTLLSPFFIIMATIIKLDSAGPVFVKLDRIGQKHKKFELLKFRSMVKNAAQMKQDLMYLNERSGPLFKIKDDPRVTRVGRFIRRTSIDELPQLWNVLRGEMSLVGPRPHEPQEVSKYEKHHKRLLGIKPGITGMAQISGRSDLNFEDEYRLDIFYIENWSLGLDLRILFKTLPVVLSKKSAC
- the recJ gene encoding single-stranded-DNA-specific exonuclease RecJ; translated protein: MNKKWLVADKVEQKIVNNFPEIHPVILQLLWSRGLTNQKSIDEFLLPDYSQDVHDPYLFRDMHKAVDRIVKALEKQEKILIYGDYDADGVSSTVLLVDSLQKIGFQNINVYLPDREKEGYGLNSQAIQEIAKDKPDLMITCDCGISNKDEIKLAVNLGIEVIVTDHHCQPPELPRKALAIINPKVEKEKYPFKDLAGVGVAFKLIQALLKDDRIKLENKESIEKWLLDLVALGTVADCMPLLGENRTLVKYGLVVLNKSQRVGLRELIRVAGLDKNLAFGDELKKIEFSLDTYNIAFQLGPRINSAGRMEHALMAYELLISQDKEKAQELAQNLEKTNKERQKFAEKIWQESQKQVGQIEQEQKAIFASGKYDDGWLIGLVGLIAGRLCEYYYLPTIVMSESENEIVGSGRSIEELDIMEILNQSQKFLARFGGHKMACGFALKNKSDLEKFKKHIHKLIKQKLADKKLTPLFFIDAQINLNDITWELNDNLKKFEPFGEDNLKPKFLTKNLTIINLEKVGKDEKHLRLMLSDEQGNIKKFMGFFLTSDWSNKIKIGDKLDVVYELSVNQWNGSQELQQKIIDLKLSDENL
- a CDS encoding glycosyltransferase — its product is MKIALVHDHLNQIGGAEKVLFCFNKIFPQAPIYTLIYDQKRLNDFFKDLNIQTSFIQNLPWAFSKFKWYLPLMPSAIEQLNLNNYDVVLSDASAFAKGVITKPGSIHVCYCHTPTRYLWTDTHNYIEEVTKNKVIKKVLPLILNQLRSWDQSAAQRVDYFIANSNFVAQRIKKYYHKDSHVIYPPVEVEKFKIQPKQDKYFLIVSRLRPYKKVDLAIKAFNRLRMPLKIIGVGEEEAKLKKIAKDNIEFLGGVSDKVKAQYMARAQALIHPQEEDFGITAVESMAAGRPVIAYKAGGAMETVKAGETGVFFNEPTWESLTEAVIRFNPQDFSSRVIQEHAQQFSRERFEKEIKDFIHRAWQDKLI
- a CDS encoding acetate/propionate family kinase, encoding MSDQILIINTGSTSIKYKLFGLNNLNLIKENYFENVKDYTDVLKNILREIGDLSDLKIIGHRVVHGGREFFKPVKIDQTVLNKLNELSYLAPLHNPYNLKGIQACLEFLPKVLNVAVFDTGFYKDLPLKSKVYGLPYDYYKKFGIQRFGFHGLSHEYVAQQAAEKLGKPYNKLKIISCHLGGGGSVTAIKDGQPVATSMGMTPLEGLLMMTRPGDIDSGVVLELLKIQHQSSPKKSVEELIDNLEELLNFKSGIKGLSDKDNYLELLQGVTFSEEKSKLAFDIFIQRIKKYIGAYFALLNGCDALVFTGAIGSGKPTTRQQVCKNMDFLNKTEVMVIETNEELQIARKVKDLVK
- a CDS encoding aromatic amino acid transport family protein, with amino-acid sequence MKKINFYKAVAVLIGTVIGSGTFGLPFVISRVGFLPGLFYILFLASTVLIINYCYTEVILRTKETCQMTGYARKYLGKWGERLIATSLILGIYGALISYTMLTGEFLSAILAPYLGGSSFIYGIIFWFLGSLAICGGLKTVASLELTMTGLLIFVMFYISGVSLPQIDINNFSYINLSYWFLPYGIILFAMGGATAIPTMKDILKEKTILLRKAVNWGFVIPLILYLIFIIGVLGATGFNTSEEALIGLSKVLGKKVLLIGGIFGILATSTSFLALGHVLKDMYRRDYKFSYLTACLATLIIPLLIYLTKIVSFVQLLGITGTILSGFEGILLIKMYYQSKKLGDRQPEFSFNLNKIWAWGIYLIFSLGVIYEIIYFIF